The Punica granatum isolate Tunisia-2019 chromosome 4, ASM765513v2, whole genome shotgun sequence sequence ataaaaataaaataagtgaaATGTTAAAAAAAGGTCTCATAGGATCGAATTACTGTATATTTGATCATGTATGAGATAAAGGGTGGCAAAACTCAAAATATATACTcataaatcaatattaatGTCATCATTGTCATGACTattcaaatcaaattttataaaaaaataaatgaatattgAACTCAAAGTTGATTAAAGAAAGATCTcaattgaattataaaatataaaaaagcaATATTGAAGGATTTTTCAATTACTAAAGCAACCACCATAGTAAAACTTgactaaaaattttattaaacaatcaatattgaagaaatttgtttgaaatttgcattaaaaatTCATTCTACAAATCCAAATTCAAttaaagaagagggaaaataGCACCTTATTACAAggtttttttacttttttcacattGCAGTACAAATTCAAATCATTTCCTTGTACAATAGGAAAACAATTTGTGCACCACACAGTACGCGGTCAGTTTTTCGTTGAAAATTGGACGGAATACCGACGTGTCGCTTTTCTCGAGGTACTTTAgcacaaaatataatttattggacctaaatttaattaaataaaatataaaaaaatcatcaataaaaggaaaagattggATCATAGAATCAAGGAAAAGgaacaaaatttaattatttcgaGGGGTCGGTGGCCGGCCGAGGGGGCCCTGACCCTCTCAATTTGGGGGATCCTATCAGACAATGCCAATGACCCTAATTGGGAGTCGGGGGCTCCCTCGCGGGCCATTGACCTTCCAATTAGGGTCGCCGGCTTCTTAGACAAGGTCGGTGCCCCAATCAGAGGGTCAGTGGCCGGTTGGGGAGGCCCTGATCCCCTCCGATCCAacctttatcttttttttaataataattttatatttatttaattaaatttagatCCCTTAAGTTATATTTTGTGCGAAAGTACCCCAAAAAGGCCGTCACGTCAGCATTCCATCCAATTTTCGATGAAAAATCGACGGCGTGATGTGCAGTGCAAAAACAAATTCTGGTTGTATAAGGAAATGACTTGAATTTGTGCTATAGCAtgagaaaagtcaaaaaaaCCATATTGTACGGTGCTCTTTTCCCTAAAGAGTAagaataaaatgaataaaactACTGAACTTGAAGTTCAAGGAGAAAAGATTTCacttaaattatgaaataagaataaaaaaaatattcaaggTATATAAATCAGAAAAATCTTACAGTTATTGAAGTGACGTTCATAATGGAactgaaatagagattttgtcaaaacaattaatatcaaaataatcaaactcgtatttgcattaaaaattcattgaacaaatcaaatttcaatcaagaaaaaaatttggagaagaTTATTAAAACAATCAAGATATTGAAGCAATTAGTTTGAAATTTACactaaaaaattcattttatgaattaaaactcaaccaaagaatatgaataaataaataaataaagctaCCAAGCTCGAAGTCCATGGagaaaattttccattaaattataaaaaacaataagaaataaatattcaagGCAGAGAAATTAGAATAGTCTTACCGTTGCTGAAGAGACACCCATAATGGAATTGAATAGAGATCCCACCAAAACAATTAATATGGAGacaattaatttcaattttgaaattaaaaaattcattcaacaaatcaaagttcaaccaagaaaaaagaatttaaggAGAATTTAAGGAAGACGAGAAAAATAagatttagaattatatataaaatattcttcTTTAAAAGATACTCTATTAAGTAGAGGACTATATGTATACactgatgttgaattatcaaaaaaaataattatatatttaatatatttaatgtatatatacttaatatatatatatatactgaccattataatctatatatatttaatttgatacagtaactatatttatttttatttttatttttatatatatgcactcTATATATACTTTGGTGCGACAactatatctaatatatatatatatatatatagattgcaATGCAAATTATTATAATGCCCTTATTGAGCTATATTCtgttatatataatctaaATATTGGatgatgtatatataatctatatattgtattgcatattttgttcccttgaatatatttcattgtGCCTTGTAtataaaaatgtatatttgctactaaattaattaataaaatttatttaattattaaataaattttttttactataaaCGATGATGTGGTAACATGAAAGAActccattttatatttttgatgatgtcaCAGCGTGAAAATTCGGATCggaactttatatatatatatatatatatatatatccacttaaaagtgTTGCAATTAGGTGCAGAGGAATGGTttgtgttttttcttttcattgcGTTTGTCCCAGACGCTCCTCTCACCCTTGAGAAGGTTCAACAGTGATGATTGACCTCGTTAATGACATTGTTTAGGGTCGAAGTAGCCAGAGATTGGACGGTGATCAGGGACATCAAGTCGGAGCAGGTCAAGCGGACCATCTCAACTGTAGACAAGCTCATCCAGACGGTTGGTCGCCAATAGCTATGTCAAGCCACCCCGAACCTAAATAGAGTAGCTCCATAGTACCCTCTGTATGTAGTCATGGTGGCCACAATTTCAAGCCTTCTACCCTCAGCCTAAATAAGGTCTCGCCGATCCCACATATAAGATCGGTGGTTAGCATGGGGCCACCGCACATATACCGTGACGTCCGTTCTTGTGGTAAACAAATTAGTGGCTCCCCGAACGAATTTGCAGAGATTCGGACCAATTACCGAACCAAAGAACCAGCTGGAATATTGGTCACCCCTAATGAACTTGAAAGATGTTAAACATCAAACTAATTTTTTCCACTCTGATTGCTATCAATTTCTTCAAAACCATCActatatctatacatacaaaacttaaaaataaaaaaagaattaaaacaattacagaatacaatgCTCATTGGCCCCTGCCTCTACCGAGGCAAACTCTCTCAACACGAGCTCCACCTCCTGCACCACCCCGAGCCTCCGAAACCAGGCAGCGAGCCTTTCACTCGCTTCTCTCCCTAAACTAATCCCGTCCCTCTCCAAACACATTAAAAACTTCAATGCACTACTCAGCTTTCCTTCCTTCTCGTAAGCACCTACCACAAGGGCAACACACTTGTCGTTAGGCTTGATCCCCACTCTCCTCATGTTCTCAAAAGCAGAATGGGCCCTCTCACTCAGGCCTGCAATTGAGTACGCGTTTATGAGCAGCCCACAGATCCGAGAGTCAGGGACGATGCCTGCGAGCTGTATAGCATCAAAAGCACGCTGGGCCCCTTTGGCATGTCCCATAACAGAATAGGCCCTCAGGAGAGCCTTGTAGACTTCGCTTCCAGCAGTAATTTCTTGATCTGACATTTCTTGGAGCAGCGCCTCTCCCTCCTCGAGCTTCCCTGCCCTGATGCAGGCCATAATCATTGCGCCGTATGATCGCTTATCAGGTGGTTCATCAAGCAATTTGATCTCTTCAAAGGTTTCCTTGGCCTTACTAAAGTCCCCTGCTTTGCTGTACATGTCAAGCAGAGCAGTTAAGGCTACTTGGTCACAAGTAAAGCCTCGCTCTTTCAGGGTGAAAAGAGTCTTCTCTGCATCTGTTAGTTGGTTTTGTTTACCGTAACTGTGGATTAGTTTTGTGTAGTCACGAACATTGGCCTCGAAGGATTTTTCTGGAAGAGCGAGCTCTGCTACCTGCACAAAACAAGATAAAAACACAAGTTAATGACCATATATACTTATCAACTACTCAACTGAAAATCAatcttactatatatattaaaatttaattatatattgagcAACTTGATCATTTTTAGATTACAATATCTTCGACTGAATCATATGATACATTGTATTGTGATGCCAGAAATAATGGTTATGAACCTCAGAAGATGAAGAAATAAAAGGAATTGGCTGGCATAAACAGGAAGGCAGAAATATCTAACAGAAGCTGAAAGGATTAAAAATGTGGGGAAAAAGGATGATGTTCAGAACATAAGAAGTGAAGAACAAAAAGGCACCAATGTTGTGGCTATAAGTCAAGTGGCTCTCTCTTCACTCTCCCTTTCCATGAAAGCAGATGCGCATGTGAACGAATGACACGTGTTAGCACATCTTATCGTCAAGGAAATAAATTTCATGTTTCCGTCAGAAAGAAGAAACCTGTTTTCATAGAAATGGATCTGAAGAACCACTTCAAATGTCCACGAATTAGCAAAAGAAGCTGTTCTCTATAATACTTCAGATAACTAGACCTTAATGCACAGAGAAATCCTAGCACTTCAAGTGTGTTACTGGGGTACATCAAATGTCACAAATTCAGCAATGTAGTGTATAATACTTGTTTTTGATTGTGGCGGCTATCAGGCAGAGATCAGAGAACCTCATAAACTACTATAACAGACAATGATCAAAAGTAGTAAAAAAACTGCCTGATGGCTAGTTTATGTAAATCATTCACTAATGCAGAGTCTGTGAGGTGGATCGATGTGAGAAGTAGATGTCGAAATCCCAAATAACTAGCTAGTTGCTAGCTTGCCAGCAGAAATAGCCACTTGTATGGGCCTGATGAACATCTATTCACAAATACACTCTCAGTGACATAGAATTCCACAGAAAGCCTCAACTTGCCACCGGCTTCCTCACCAGAGAGGAGTGCCCAACAAGTAAAATCATTCACAACAGCTGAACTGATAAGAGACCAATCTAATGCAGTCTCTAGATTTAGCACAATGACATGAGCACAACCGACAGAACATGAACCACTGCACTAAACAACAATTTACAGCCAAGGAAAAGCTGAACCGACAAGAGACAAGAAGTTACCTCGAGATAAAGTGGGTGGTTCGACAACTTTAGCTCCTTCAGCACGGCGAGCCAATCAGCCCTCTTGGGCTTCATAATCCTCACCCAAGCACCCAACAAATCCGCCAACTCCCCTTCTCCGGAGAAGCATATGATCTGCCTCATGAGGGCCTTGCATCTCTTGGTCATTTTCCAGGGGAGTTTGGCAATCGCCTCCTTCTGCGCTTCCGTAGCACGCCGGCCCGCCTCGACCCACTTGAACTTGGGTCTCCCCTCACTGAGTGTCACCTTCTCCGCCCCTTCTGCATCCGACAGAGCCAATGAAGCCCGACAAGAAGGGACCTTGGTGGGGAAACGAGTGATGGGTCTGAGGGAGGATGAGGTTCTGGGGGTGATAGCCGGGAATGGGCAGGTGAAATAGAGCAACGTGCAAGTGGAATTATCCATGAAGGATGGAATCGATGTAGGGGACAAATCTAGCGACTATGAGGAATCATAACCCGACAAGTAGCAAAACCGTGGAATGAAAATTGACTAGCTTGCATTGCAGATGAGAAACAAGCAAAGAGAGTGAGCGCTATCATCAGCAGGGAGAAACATCGTTCAAAGTTCAGGAGATGAACTGAGAAGAGAGAAGACGGAAAGCCAGCGGAAAGATGGGCTTTGGGCTTGGGTCCTTCAGTTGAAATAGGCCCAGGACGTATACCGGTGATAGCTCCCAGTTCCGATTGAGTTCGATTCTTAGCAGTGATATTTTTTACGTCGTTTTAATTCACGATctctcttataatcgaaaaataacCTGATGCAGTGGTGTTTTTGACCACCCAATAATTTCTCCCGACAGGATGGTCTTAAAAGAGCCACTCTTACGAACCCCATGATAGTCCACCTGCCGTCAACAATCGGATTGCCTTTCAGATTACCTAGCAATCTGGATTACCACCCAGATAGATTACCACCTTTTAAATGGCGATAATATTATATTGCAATATTTAGTAGGCACATGTAATCTCACTGATAATCCACATTACCTTATTTGTTATAACAAAAGGATTACCAGgcaaactttttctttttacaaaaATACCCTCAAGAGAAATAACAAGAGCGGAGCTACTTGACATTACAGATCGAACCCGAGCATCCAACAGAGAAAGTCGAAACGCTAGTCTGAACCTATTGTTTTTGTTTAAACAAAGCAAACCTATTGTTTGTTACATTTGCGGATCAATTGTTTATTTCTACTGACCAACTAACATAAATTTACCGGTTTCAGCTGCAGCATGCAGTCAATGAGTAAAGCATCTTGGTCCGTTGTCCATTGATGCTTCTTCCCTCGATTCCAGTTTTGAGTTTCTCTTTCACCTTCACTAGCATCCATATTGCTATATATACAACCACAGTAAATTAGATATTACCAAAtaacatacttttttttttttccggtgacAGTGGAGGGCGAAAGCCCTTACAGAAAAGACCAAATAACATACTTTTaccaaataataaaaacaaaaattccaTCACATTAAAACAGTACCAAAACAAGGTTCCAATTACATTACATAGGTCCACAACattaaagttaaaagaaaattatcaaattaaacaATTCTACAAGCATTAATATAGCAGTTAAGATACAAAGTACAAATAACATGTATTCAAGCTCTGGATTCATCTCACATTACTCCTGCTAGATAAACTCCTATGACATTCATCGCTATTTCACCTTTCCTTGTCCTGTATCTAGGCTTGTCAACATCTGGGACAATGCACCTAATATATGTTCCATCTAAAGCGCCTGGACGATTCTAAAACAACAAaccatatataattaatatagtgCTTACTtacttataataatattatagaaGTACCTAAACCAATAATTAAATGTACCTTAAACCACTTCCATCTGTGGTCAGTTGAATTTTCCAGTACAAACTCTGGTTTCTTCAGTAATATCTCATAGCAAAGGAGGACAGACTCTGCATTGAACTGTCCACTAAAGGCATTGAATGTACTAAATAGAAAATTGAATCTATGTTGCATCGATCTAATGAAGGCAGAAGCATTACTctcaaatgaaattaaataaaccaAAATTGACAGATATTATTGCTTTTGCCTCTTCATAATACATGATGAAAGATTGTCCATTCTTTGCAGAAGAAAGAGAACAATTTTTGTTTTCCCAATGTTCCTCATGTCGGTACCATAACCTCACGcacttttctaattttcttttccactcGGCAGATCTGAGTTTGTCTTCATAAATCCAAACTCTATAATTAGACCAACGAAATCAGCATAAACATTCCCAGAAATAAACTTTGTAAGAAGAACATAGCCTTGCAAGTGAAAGAAACAAATCGTTCATTCGGAAGTATTCCCAATCACTTTCAATTATTTGAGCTACAAAATTTGGAGATCGAAAAGCACCTGAATTGGAGGGGGTATTCTtgttagaaaaattaaaaaaaaaaaaaaaagattttcacTTATCTGGTAATCTAAATAGATACCTTTCACTAGATAGCTACTTTGTTAGTAATATGGATTACCATGGTAATCCGGATTCCTGGTAATTTTTTCCAGCCAAAAATGATAATCGAGTGGGCCctgagaattttaaaaaagatagCCGATAATCCACATAGGTTACCAActaccaaacgcaacctaaaAGAGCCACTCTTACAGACTCCATAATAGTCCACCCATTGTCAACAATTTTAAGGGTTAACATGGACATAACATGGACAACACACGATGATactgtccttttttttctttttttttcaaggaaGTGCACGATACGAGGCATTTTCATCCAACTGGCTTATACTAATTATTAAGGTTATAAtaaggataaaaaaatttctgatTAGGTTAAGTTGCTCTTCTAATTCGATTTGaaacatatctatatctatataagaAATGGAATTATTTCAtgaatcctttttttttccttttttcttcaaattatgTCTTGAATGATATTTGGTTGTCCTTGGATTCCTCCCGCTTCTTAGTATGTTATACTGTAAGGCTTATATATGTGTTTTGTTTAATGTTTGAGAACTCATAATGTATATAAGTTGGGTGCACCCTCCATAACTCGATTAAACTTGGGAATGAATGAATTAGCTAGCTTGACTCCTTAGTCCTGCACCAAGGCTAGGGCGTCGATTGGCATATATTGTCCCCCCTTTTTTGGCCATTATATTGTCCATTCCTTATAATACATTGATGCATATCAGAATAGATTCATAGCTACATACATTGGTAAGTCGGAATTGTTCTGCAAATGGTTTTCTCTTGTTGAAGTAGCTTTTGATTACTCGCACAAGTGTTGATAATAAATTTCCAGCATTTAATTTGTGTTTGGGTAAAATACACAAACCTGGTTTGTCTAAATAATACCTACTCCATCTATCTCTATATCTATACCTatatctatctctctctctctctctctctctctctctctctctctctctctctatatatatatatatatatatataagtaagaTTCATTTGAGAAGTAATAAATGCTCGAGTTAATGCAattgaaaatggaagaaattaattttcaattttataaattacaaaaaaaacctTAAAAATATAACTTTCCTAttgtaaatacaaatatttatgtatagTAAAGCTGACTCCACTTTGCATTAAATAGGGTCTTATTTAGGAGGATTAAATTGgtcaatttataattacataacaatgaaatatttaattggatattattatataacttctatcgaaaaacaattaatttattatatataagactAAACTATAAAAAATTCCcatgtgaaagaaattaaatatatgaaattgagcataaaaacatatgaatcaaatttgtaagagaaatttcgaaaaaaaaactgaGTAAGTTAAGTCCAACTTCATTGAAGGTTTTTATTCAAGGATTATTGTGTGAAATTTTAaactatttttaaatatttatatgattCTTCATAAGcaaattgttttaaaaaatatgtataattattatattaatgaaataaatttatgcAAAGATGAAACCACATATAATACAAAGATataatactaaaaaaatagtttttcatataaaaattttccaataaaataataaaaaatcactAATTTTACGAACATATTGTCATAACTAAAATTGCctcttatattaaaaaatgatatcTCATTAGtgaacaaaaatttaaaaagtttaagGGAGTTTACTTTAATcatgtgaattttatttatttaattatgttttcctaatttctattataagattaaaattgTTGAAGTTATTTATGAGcttatgataatataaaaaattaaacaagaatgacacaaaattttcatttttaaaaaatgggtAATGAGGTAAATATATGTGAACTTATTATAAGGATGTCAACTAGACATTTACAACAAATCTCTCTAATATACTTAatgttaaataaatatataatataatgccTACCAATTGGGACTGTTTgttgcaaaatatatattaaaccgTACAAAAATAGTCAAACTGTTTGttgcaaaatatataataaataattattataccTAGAAgttatatagatattatacTAGTatcaaaatagaataaaatagTACAATTAGTATTGGGGATTCAAAGAGCGATAATTAATGAGTTTCAGAGACTATTTTATAACTTATaagaagttttatttttttatccaaATATAACACTTtacttaataaaaattaatactatataatgaaacaaaaattgcaaaaatagAATAACATTCTTATTGTTGAAGTATatgaaagatcaaaatgaTTAAGTTGAGATATCGCTTGAAAAATATTGTTACATTTAgtattcaaaaataaaaccCTTGTATTGCATGGACTATTCAATTAGTCTATATTACATATTacattacatatatacataatatatatatatttatatctacacacatatatatatatatatatataagtgtgTAGTTCATTTCTGTGATTATCAACTTTCCATAATTTCCATTGTGCCCTTGTATGCGTGTGGGCCCCACTAATAATTATTAGTTTCACCCTAGACAAGATTCTATTTAACACCtcttgattattattatttttaataaaacatGGTCATTCAGTCCCAACGTTGATAATGTTTT is a genomic window containing:
- the LOC116202238 gene encoding pentatricopeptide repeat-containing protein At1g01970, whose product is MDNSTCTLLYFTCPFPAITPRTSSSLRPITRFPTKVPSCRASLALSDAEGAEKVTLSEGRPKFKWVEAGRRATEAQKEAIAKLPWKMTKRCKALMRQIICFSGEGELADLLGAWVRIMKPKRADWLAVLKELKLSNHPLYLEVAELALPEKSFEANVRDYTKLIHSYGKQNQLTDAEKTLFTLKERGFTCDQVALTALLDMYSKAGDFSKAKETFEEIKLLDEPPDKRSYGAMIMACIRAGKLEEGEALLQEMSDQEITAGSEVYKALLRAYSVMGHAKGAQRAFDAIQLAGIVPDSRICGLLINAYSIAGLSERAHSAFENMRRVGIKPNDKCVALVVGAYEKEGKLSSALKFLMCLERDGISLGREASERLAAWFRRLGVVQEVELVLREFASVEAGANEHCIL